A segment of the Candidatus Andeanibacterium colombiense genome:
GCCCATTTCATGCGCCGCGCGGTGGATGCGAAGCGCGATTTCGCCGCGGTTGGCGATCAGGATACGGGTTATCGGCATGGCAGCCGCGCCCTCAGCCGATGACTACGAGCGGCTGGTCGTATTCGACCGGCTGCGCATTCTCGACCAGGATCGCCTTGACCGTGCCGGCGGCGGTGGCGGTGATCGGGTTCATCACCTTCATCGCCTCGATGATCACCAGCGTATCGCCGGGCTTCACGCTGTCGCCGATCTGGACGAACGGCGGCGAGCCCGGGTCGGCGGAGAGATACGCGGTCCCGACCATCGGCGATTTCACCGCATTGCCGACATCCACGGCCGGGGCGGCTTCCGCGGCAGGCGCTGCGGCCGCCGGAGCCACGGCAGCGGGCGCCGCGGCGACTACCGCGGCCGGAGCCGCGACGGCGGACGCGGTGACGCCGCGCGAGACGCGGATCTTGCGATCCCCATCTTCCACTTCGATTTCGGTGAGGCCGGTATCGGCCAGCATGTCCGCGAGTTCGCGGACCAGTGCGGTATCGACGTTCATCTTGCCGGTACGGTTGGATACGCCCTTGGTTTCGGCCATTCTTTCCTCGCGGGTGCCAGTTCGCGGGCCGCTATGGGCAGGTAATGGCTGACTGGCAAGACCTTCGGGCCGGAAAATGCCCATTCTAGAGCGTCGCGGCATGCTCCAGCGCGAGGCCATAGCCCTTGGGGCCCAGGCCGGTGATCGACTTCACCGCGGCCATGCCGATGTAGGAGATATGGCGGAATTCCTCGCGCTTCAGCGGGTCCGACAGATGCACTTCGATCACCGGGACCTTGATCGACTTGGCCGCGTCGAACAGCGCGATCGAGGTGTGGGTATAGGCGCCGGGGTTGATGATGATCGCCTTCGCGCCCTCGGCCTGCGCTTCGTGCATCCAGTCGATCAGATGACCCTCGTGGTTCGACTGGCGGACATCGACCTCCAGCCCCAGATCCCGCGCGCGGTCCTCGAGCATCCCGGCGATGTCGTCGAGCGTGTCGGTGCCGTAGATCTCGGGCTCGCGCATGCCGAGGAGGTTGAGGTTGGGGCCGTTGAGGACATAGATGGTGTCGGTCATGCGGGGGGGTTTAGCGACGAAGGGCCGCAGCCGGAAGCACTCGCGATACAAAATGATATTTGACTTGTCCTGGCTGTGGGGCGTTCTCGATCACACCTCGGCAGGGAGAAAGTCATGAGGCGTGGTTTTGCAATTTCGGGTGTGGCGCTGGCGCTGGCGCCGCTCGCTTCTGTACCCGCGCAG
Coding sequences within it:
- the accB gene encoding acetyl-CoA carboxylase biotin carboxyl carrier protein, which produces MAETKGVSNRTGKMNVDTALVRELADMLADTGLTEIEVEDGDRKIRVSRGVTASAVAAPAAVVAAAPAAVAPAAAAPAAEAAPAVDVGNAVKSPMVGTAYLSADPGSPPFVQIGDSVKPGDTLVIIEAMKVMNPITATAAGTVKAILVENAQPVEYDQPLVVIG
- the aroQ gene encoding type II 3-dehydroquinate dehydratase, whose protein sequence is MTDTIYVLNGPNLNLLGMREPEIYGTDTLDDIAGMLEDRARDLGLEVDVRQSNHEGHLIDWMHEAQAEGAKAIIINPGAYTHTSIALFDAAKSIKVPVIEVHLSDPLKREEFRHISYIGMAAVKSITGLGPKGYGLALEHAATL